Proteins from a genomic interval of Clostridium sp. 'deep sea':
- a CDS encoding alpha/beta-type small acid-soluble spore protein, giving the protein MAKGSNSHVVPGAYKAMEQFKYEIANELGIQGGIQNGYWGNLSSRDCGSVGGEMVRRMIEIAEQQLSGTKGGSTY; this is encoded by the coding sequence ATGGCAAAAGGAAGTAATAGTCATGTAGTACCTGGCGCATACAAAGCAATGGAACAATTCAAGTATGAGATCGCTAATGAATTAGGTATTCAAGGTGGTATCCAAAACGGTTATTGGGGTAATTTATCATCTCGCGATTGTGGTTCTGTAGGCGGAGAAATGGTTCGTAGAATGATTGAAATCGCTGAACAACAATTGTCTGGAACAAAAGGTGGAAGCACTTACTAA
- a CDS encoding DNA alkylation repair protein — translation MAEKQVLLKDNYFNERTVGLVIDSITSVYPSFQGKQFLVECLQGFSSRELKDRMIYMREALERYLPSDYNEALTILLNSLNHITEATNFTYSAYTNYVRVNGCTKQHLKKSLHALGEFTPYFSSEFAIRRFINEFPDTAFNSMKQWSLSDSYHQRRLASEGLRPKLPWAMAINFDYKKGATVLDNLFYDNKRYVTRSVANHLNDISKLDPDFVLQTLKRWQNSGKQNDKEMQYIINHSLRTCVKKGHLNTLKFLGYSPNAHIEVSPIKINNTNLKLGDYLEFKFDIKANNNENLIIDYKITYPTPTTKSSQKVFKIKMQILNTMKHLKLVKGICLKK, via the coding sequence ATGGCAGAGAAACAGGTTTTACTTAAAGACAATTATTTTAATGAAAGAACTGTAGGTTTAGTTATAGATAGCATTACTAGTGTGTACCCAAGCTTTCAAGGAAAACAGTTTTTAGTGGAATGTTTACAAGGGTTTAGTAGTAGAGAATTGAAGGATCGTATGATTTATATGCGTGAGGCCTTAGAGCGATATTTACCCAGTGATTATAATGAAGCCCTTACTATCTTATTAAACTCTTTAAACCATATTACTGAAGCAACTAACTTTACTTATTCAGCTTATACTAATTATGTTAGAGTTAATGGCTGCACTAAGCAACACTTAAAAAAATCACTACATGCTTTGGGTGAATTCACTCCGTATTTTTCGAGTGAGTTTGCCATACGTAGATTTATAAATGAGTTTCCTGATACAGCATTTAATAGCATGAAACAATGGTCTTTAAGTGATAGTTATCACCAACGTAGATTAGCTAGCGAAGGTTTAAGACCTAAATTACCTTGGGCAATGGCCATTAATTTTGATTATAAAAAGGGTGCTACAGTGCTAGATAACTTATTTTATGACAACAAACGTTATGTAACCCGCTCGGTAGCCAATCATTTAAATGATATAAGTAAACTAGACCCAGATTTTGTGTTACAGACTTTAAAAAGGTGGCAAAACTCTGGTAAACAAAATGATAAAGAAATGCAGTATATTATTAATCATTCTTTAAGAACGTGTGTTAAAAAAGGTCATTTAAATACACTTAAGTTTTTGGGTTATTCACCTAACGCTCATATAGAGGTCAGCCCTATAAAAATTAATAATACTAACTTAAAACTAGGAGATTATTTAGAGTTTAAGTTTGATATTAAGGCTAATAATAACGAAAACTTAATTATTGATTATAAAATCACCTACCCTACACCAACTACCAAAAGCTCTCAAAAGGTTTTTAAAATTAAAATGCAAATCTTAAACACAATGAAACACTTAAAATTAGTAAAAGGCATTTGTTTAAAAAAATGA
- a CDS encoding GNAT family N-acetyltransferase gives MEFSLKKLSANDGIKIYNMLQDIAKNENGFMNTINGVSYDVYKNWLIKKEQEALLTELKKGWKVPSTIYWLYINDIPVGMGKLRHFLTPKLEEEGGHIGYAIRKSERNKGYGTVLLKHLLKEAKNMNIEKVLITVQNHNKHSIKIGLNNNGKIVKQNDIRTYISIES, from the coding sequence ATGGAGTTTTCTTTAAAAAAGCTTAGTGCTAATGATGGCATTAAGATATACAACATGCTTCAAGACATAGCAAAAAACGAAAATGGTTTTATGAACACCATTAATGGTGTTTCTTATGATGTATATAAGAACTGGTTAATAAAAAAAGAACAAGAAGCATTATTAACAGAGTTAAAAAAGGGTTGGAAAGTACCATCAACTATATACTGGCTTTATATAAATGATATACCTGTTGGCATGGGTAAGTTACGTCATTTTTTAACCCCTAAACTCGAAGAAGAGGGCGGGCATATTGGTTATGCCATAAGAAAAAGCGAGCGTAATAAAGGTTATGGAACCGTTTTACTTAAACATTTGCTTAAAGAAGCTAAAAACATGAATATAGAGAAAGTACTAATTACTGTACAAAACCATAACAAACATTCTATTAAAATAGGGTTAAACAACAACGGCAAAATAGTAAAACAAAATGATATAAGAACCTATATTAGTATAGAAAGTTAA
- a CDS encoding Asp23/Gls24 family envelope stress response protein, producing the protein MSKIIVQNDLGNIVVSDEVIAQLSGNAAVESYGIVGMCSRSKLKDSIVELLGSDNISRGVEVHSQGDAVDIDLYVIVAYGIRVSEVAHNIMSKVKYIIESIVGIEVNSVNINVEGVRDK; encoded by the coding sequence GTGTCAAAAATAATTGTACAAAATGATTTGGGAAATATTGTAGTTAGTGACGAAGTAATAGCACAACTTAGTGGCAATGCTGCGGTTGAAAGCTATGGTATTGTAGGCATGTGTTCACGCAGTAAACTAAAAGACAGCATAGTAGAGCTGTTAGGAAGTGATAACATCTCTAGAGGAGTAGAAGTACACTCACAAGGTGATGCAGTAGATATTGACTTATACGTAATTGTTGCGTATGGTATTAGAGTATCTGAAGTTGCTCATAACATAATGAGTAAAGTTAAATACATCATCGAAAGCATAGTTGGAATTGAAGTTAATAGTGTCAATATCAACGTTGAAGGTGTTCGTGATAAGTAG
- the rpe gene encoding ribulose-phosphate 3-epimerase, translating into MTLISPSLLAANFADLKSDLTKIEEHADWLHLDIMDGCFVPNISYGLPVVKAVKKITKLPLDAHLMIQNPDIYLQEFANAGVDLITVHAEVCNHLHRTVSQIKKLGCKAGVALNPHTDPSCLNYLLDDLDMVLVMSVNPGFGGQTFIESSINKIKAIKKMIDINNASNKPIIAVDGGINQNNIAKVAKAGVDYFVAGSAVFKAKNPAQAIIELKDKCNNTRSTISI; encoded by the coding sequence ATGACTTTAATATCACCATCTTTATTGGCTGCAAACTTTGCAGATTTAAAGAGCGACCTAACTAAAATAGAAGAACACGCTGATTGGTTGCATCTTGATATAATGGATGGCTGTTTTGTGCCAAATATAAGCTATGGATTACCAGTGGTAAAGGCTGTAAAGAAAATTACAAAGTTACCATTAGATGCCCACTTAATGATTCAAAACCCCGATATCTATCTTCAAGAATTTGCAAACGCAGGGGTAGATTTAATAACAGTACATGCAGAGGTTTGTAATCATTTACACAGAACAGTAAGCCAAATAAAAAAGTTAGGTTGTAAGGCAGGAGTAGCACTAAATCCTCATACTGACCCTAGCTGTTTAAACTACTTGCTAGATGATTTAGATATGGTTTTAGTAATGAGTGTTAATCCTGGGTTTGGAGGGCAAACATTTATTGAAAGCTCAATTAATAAAATTAAAGCTATAAAAAAAATGATAGATATTAATAATGCCTCTAATAAGCCCATAATTGCTGTTGACGGAGGAATAAATCAAAATAACATAGCAAAAGTTGCAAAAGCTGGTGTGGACTATTTTGTAGCTGGTTCAGCAGTTTTTAAAGCTAAAAATCCTGCCCAAGCCATAATTGAGTTAAAGGATAAATGCAATAACACAAGAAGTACAATTAGCATATAG
- the pknB gene encoding Stk1 family PASTA domain-containing Ser/Thr kinase codes for MIGKLLNNRYLIEEKIGCGGMATVYKAKDQLLERDVAVKVLNQADLQDEDSIRKFRREARAAGSLSHYNIVGVYDVGEQDNIHYMVMELVEGQTLKEYIKERGSLGISETVSIAMQICDALNHAHMNGVIHRDIKPQNIIITQDRNIKVADFGIARAVSSDTLTHSKDIFGSVRYFSPEQASGEVAGVKSDMYSLGIVMYEMLSGKLPFNGDTPIAWAMKHINDDPVELVNVDHNVPKVLSDIVNKTMQKDPDYRFEDISELKEALIKFKEGLPVKIEMVKKKQPTVSKKKAKQVKKTPKKKSGKKSNTKAIVISVILLALVAGTYFGYVWIKDFLEVPEVAVPNVVGDHLQIAKAKILEQGLEIDISATRKDPEIAANHVIIQSPVSGTKVKKGRVIELIISDGPQFDEVPSVEGMTKNDADVALSNAGYEVGDVYEDYSDTVEVGIVIKQGVKAGTELILGTKIDLVVSKGVKATKGPMPKLVGMTNQSAMEAIINNQFTIGEISEENSDKPAGIVLSQDYPEGTELEFGTVINFTISNGRKPVSTP; via the coding sequence ATGATTGGTAAATTATTAAATAATAGATATCTGATAGAGGAAAAAATCGGCTGTGGTGGTATGGCAACAGTTTATAAAGCTAAAGATCAACTATTAGAAAGAGATGTAGCTGTAAAGGTATTAAACCAAGCAGATTTACAAGATGAAGACTCTATTAGAAAATTTAGAAGAGAAGCCCGAGCCGCAGGCAGCTTATCTCATTATAATATAGTTGGGGTATATGATGTTGGAGAACAAGACAACATCCATTATATGGTTATGGAGCTTGTAGAGGGTCAAACCCTTAAAGAGTATATAAAAGAGCGAGGATCTTTAGGTATAAGTGAAACAGTTTCTATTGCGATGCAAATATGTGATGCCTTAAACCATGCTCATATGAACGGAGTTATTCATCGAGATATTAAACCACAGAATATCATAATAACTCAGGATCGTAATATAAAAGTTGCAGATTTTGGCATTGCAAGGGCAGTGAGCTCAGATACCCTTACTCATAGCAAAGATATATTTGGCTCAGTACGTTATTTTTCACCTGAGCAAGCTAGTGGTGAGGTAGCAGGTGTAAAATCAGATATGTATAGCTTAGGTATAGTAATGTATGAAATGTTAAGTGGCAAACTACCTTTTAACGGAGATACCCCAATTGCATGGGCTATGAAACATATAAATGATGACCCTGTTGAATTAGTTAATGTAGATCACAATGTACCTAAAGTTTTATCAGATATTGTTAATAAAACAATGCAAAAAGATCCCGACTATAGATTCGAAGATATTTCAGAGCTAAAAGAAGCTTTAATTAAATTTAAGGAAGGGTTACCGGTAAAGATAGAAATGGTAAAGAAGAAACAACCAACTGTTAGCAAGAAAAAAGCTAAACAGGTTAAAAAAACGCCTAAGAAAAAGAGTGGTAAAAAAAGTAATACCAAAGCAATTGTTATAAGTGTTATATTACTTGCCTTAGTTGCTGGTACTTATTTTGGCTATGTTTGGATAAAGGACTTTTTAGAAGTGCCAGAGGTTGCGGTACCAAATGTTGTGGGAGATCACTTACAGATAGCTAAAGCAAAGATTTTAGAGCAAGGCTTAGAAATTGACATTTCAGCAACCCGTAAAGATCCAGAAATAGCAGCAAATCATGTGATTATTCAAAGCCCAGTGAGTGGCACCAAGGTTAAAAAAGGTAGAGTTATTGAGCTGATTATAAGTGATGGCCCCCAGTTTGATGAAGTACCTAGTGTTGAAGGAATGACAAAAAATGACGCCGATGTAGCCTTATCTAATGCTGGTTATGAGGTTGGCGATGTGTATGAAGATTATAGTGACACTGTAGAAGTGGGTATCGTAATTAAGCAGGGAGTAAAAGCAGGTACAGAATTAATTTTAGGTACTAAAATTGATTTAGTTGTAAGTAAAGGTGTAAAGGCTACCAAAGGACCTATGCCAAAGTTAGTAGGAATGACAAATCAATCTGCTATGGAAGCCATTATTAATAACCAGTTTACAATAGGTGAAATATCTGAAGAAAACTCTGATAAACCAGCAGGAATTGTGTTGTCACAAGATTACCCAGAAGGCACAGAATTAGAATTTGGTACAGTTATTAATTTCACAATAAGTAATGGTAGAAAACCAGTTAGTACACCATAA
- a CDS encoding DAK2 domain-containing protein has product MIDLKRVDCTQFINMWVTACQNLKDNIEIVNSLNVFPVPDGDTGTNMYLTLQSAVGYMSHEDKKLGDVAMKVSKGSLMGARGNSGVILSQILRGIGESLANNHEMDADALAAALNNGVKTAYKAVMRPVEGTILTVIKDAAKQADISAAENKNVIAVLEAVINAATESLKRTPDLLPVLKKAGVVDAGGKGLLVILEGWYQALTGTTIDISDVLDKPAQPVQISWESDEESSFGYCTEFFIKTNENNVPALIARFEKYGDSLVVVGSDDIVKIHIHTMHPGTILEIALRYGALTKIKIENMTEQHTHILVKEEEIEAVKHPKKNVAVIAVSVGEGLSEIFTSMGVDHIIHGGQTMNPSTEDLVKAIESLNAHNVIVLPNNSNIILTAMQTKDIVDCNVFVVPSKSIPQGFASLMAYDQDTTDVELTTENMIDNMQYVDSGEVTYATREFEAECGEITKGDIIGITNGNIIAVNNSPRSVLFQMLTAMVTDDSEVISIFTGEDIASEEIETLTDDISSKYPDIEVEVHFGGQPLYYYFLSVE; this is encoded by the coding sequence ATGATTGACTTAAAAAGAGTGGACTGTACCCAATTTATTAATATGTGGGTTACAGCATGCCAAAACTTAAAAGATAACATCGAAATTGTTAATAGCTTGAATGTATTTCCTGTACCAGATGGAGATACTGGAACAAACATGTACTTAACCTTACAGTCAGCTGTAGGTTATATGAGCCATGAAGATAAGAAGCTGGGTGATGTTGCCATGAAGGTTTCAAAAGGATCTTTAATGGGTGCTAGAGGAAACTCAGGCGTAATTTTATCTCAAATATTACGTGGTATTGGCGAGTCACTAGCAAATAATCATGAAATGGATGCAGATGCTTTAGCAGCAGCACTTAATAATGGTGTTAAAACTGCTTATAAAGCTGTTATGCGTCCGGTAGAAGGTACTATACTTACTGTTATAAAAGACGCTGCTAAACAAGCAGATATTTCAGCAGCAGAAAACAAGAATGTTATAGCCGTACTAGAAGCAGTAATTAATGCTGCTACAGAATCCTTAAAAAGAACACCAGATTTACTACCAGTACTTAAAAAAGCAGGTGTAGTAGATGCTGGAGGTAAAGGATTGCTAGTTATTTTAGAAGGCTGGTACCAAGCCTTAACAGGAACTACCATAGATATTTCTGATGTACTAGATAAGCCAGCTCAACCTGTTCAAATTAGCTGGGAAAGCGATGAAGAGAGCAGTTTTGGTTATTGCACAGAGTTTTTTATTAAAACTAATGAGAATAACGTACCTGCATTAATTGCTAGATTTGAAAAATATGGTGACTCTTTAGTTGTAGTTGGTAGTGATGATATAGTTAAAATTCATATACATACTATGCATCCTGGTACAATACTAGAGATTGCTTTGCGTTACGGTGCTTTAACAAAAATTAAAATTGAAAATATGACAGAGCAACACACTCATATTTTAGTTAAAGAAGAAGAAATTGAAGCAGTAAAACATCCTAAAAAGAATGTTGCTGTAATTGCTGTTAGTGTTGGTGAAGGTTTATCTGAGATCTTTACAAGTATGGGCGTTGATCACATTATACATGGTGGTCAAACAATGAACCCTAGTACAGAAGATTTAGTTAAAGCAATAGAGTCACTTAATGCACATAATGTAATTGTTTTACCAAATAATTCCAATATAATTTTAACAGCAATGCAAACAAAAGATATAGTAGATTGTAATGTTTTTGTTGTACCAAGTAAATCTATACCACAAGGATTTGCTTCACTAATGGCCTATGATCAAGATACTACTGATGTTGAATTAACAACTGAAAATATGATTGATAATATGCAGTATGTAGACAGTGGTGAAGTTACTTATGCCACCAGAGAATTTGAAGCAGAGTGTGGCGAAATAACAAAAGGTGATATTATTGGTATTACAAATGGTAACATAATAGCTGTAAACAATAGTCCAAGATCAGTGCTATTTCAAATGTTAACAGCTATGGTTACTGATGATTCAGAAGTAATATCTATTTTTACGGGGGAAGATATAGCCTCAGAAGAAATAGAAACATTAACAGATGATATTAGTTCTAAATACCCAGATATAGAAGTAGAAGTGCATTTTGGTGGTCAGCCATTGTACTACTATTTTTTATCAGTTGAATAA
- a CDS encoding transcriptional regulator has product MDKNYQFFSKLNVNINKIINEPARLKIMTILYVVENAEFNYLLQETGLTKGNMSSHIAKLELANYVRVNKDYVNKIPRTIIGITPSGRYEYEIYRKCMLKLLKIVT; this is encoded by the coding sequence ATGGATAAAAATTATCAGTTTTTTAGCAAATTAAATGTTAATATTAATAAAATTATAAATGAGCCTGCTCGGTTAAAAATTATGACTATTCTTTATGTAGTTGAAAATGCTGAGTTTAATTATTTATTGCAGGAAACTGGTTTAACTAAAGGAAATATGTCATCACATATTGCTAAGCTAGAGCTAGCTAATTATGTAAGAGTAAATAAGGATTATGTAAATAAAATTCCTCGTACTATTATTGGTATTACCCCTAGTGGTAGATATGAGTATGAAATTTACCGCAAATGTATGTTAAAATTGCTCAAAATAGTTACATAA
- the rpmB gene encoding 50S ribosomal protein L28, whose amino-acid sequence MSRRCDICGKGPTTGNNVSHSNRHTRRVWNANIQNIRVVENGSRVRKNVCTKCIKSGKVTRAI is encoded by the coding sequence ATGTCCAGACGTTGTGATATATGTGGTAAAGGTCCTACTACTGGTAATAATGTGAGCCATTCTAATCGACACACCAGAAGAGTTTGGAATGCTAACATTCAAAACATTCGTGTTGTTGAAAATGGTAGCAGAGTTCGCAAGAATGTTTGCACAAAGTGTATTAAATCTGGTAAGGTTACACGTGCTATATAA
- the coaD gene encoding pantetheine-phosphate adenylyltransferase, giving the protein MRIAVYPGSFDPLTNGHLDVIIRASKQFDKLIVSVVRNPSKNPLFSEEERAEIIEHATKDLPNVEVDYFDGLLTDYVESKGANTIIKGLRAMADFEYEFQMALMNRQLNPDIETMFLMTHSKYAYLSSSMVKEVFMLGGDISELVIPYVKNKLKEKFQNA; this is encoded by the coding sequence ATGAGAATCGCAGTGTATCCTGGAAGCTTCGACCCATTAACTAATGGACATTTAGATGTAATAATAAGAGCTTCTAAACAATTCGATAAACTTATTGTATCGGTTGTAAGAAACCCATCAAAAAACCCTCTATTTAGTGAGGAAGAGCGTGCTGAAATAATTGAACATGCTACGAAAGATTTACCTAATGTAGAAGTAGATTATTTTGATGGTTTATTAACAGATTATGTTGAGAGTAAAGGTGCTAATACCATAATAAAAGGTTTACGTGCCATGGCAGATTTTGAGTATGAGTTTCAAATGGCTTTAATGAATCGACAGCTAAATCCGGACATAGAAACCATGTTTTTAATGACTCATAGTAAGTATGCCTATTTAAGTTCAAGTATGGTTAAAGAGGTATTTATGCTTGGTGGAGACATATCCGAATTAGTTATTCCATATGTTAAAAATAAACTAAAAGAGAAGTTCCAAAATGCCTAA
- the ylbJ gene encoding sporulation integral membrane protein YlbJ, whose translation MKRSKFNTYLLALAGITLTISMILFPESAFEAAQDGLAIWWNVVFPALLPFFIGSELLMGLGVVNFMGSLLEPLMRPLFNVPGEGSFVLAMGLASGYPIGAILTAKLRRKNIINKTEAERLISMANTADPLFMFGAVAVGFFHDVKLGALIALTHYCSALAVGFTMRFYKPKAPKTQRKANTNKFFLTRAVQSLTKARAKDGRPIGELLGDAVKGSVNSLLMIGGFMIFFSVIIKIATVSGMLNPIKHVLSTMLATFGISTNLSQATASGIFEISLGTKLCSTAIAPITQQLIITGVIVAWSGFSVHAQVAAIIHDTDINIKPYIIARIWQAFLAGIFTWFLLLRNPIMETGAGFFKLPANFSVGNTLIFGVKVWSIMCFALLVIGFITQLFRIPISYILKKKLD comes from the coding sequence ATGAAACGATCTAAGTTTAATACTTATCTCCTAGCTCTTGCAGGTATTACACTAACAATTTCAATGATTTTGTTCCCTGAATCTGCCTTTGAGGCAGCCCAAGACGGGCTTGCTATTTGGTGGAATGTTGTTTTTCCTGCTTTGCTGCCTTTTTTTATTGGTTCAGAGCTATTAATGGGTTTGGGAGTAGTAAACTTTATGGGAAGCTTATTAGAGCCTTTAATGCGTCCTCTCTTTAATGTACCTGGTGAAGGCTCTTTTGTATTAGCAATGGGTTTAGCCTCTGGTTACCCTATTGGTGCTATTTTAACAGCAAAATTAAGGCGTAAAAACATTATTAATAAAACAGAGGCAGAGAGATTGATAAGTATGGCAAATACAGCTGACCCCTTATTCATGTTTGGGGCTGTTGCAGTGGGTTTTTTTCATGATGTAAAGCTGGGTGCTTTAATTGCTTTGACTCATTATTGCTCGGCTTTAGCTGTTGGTTTTACTATGCGTTTTTATAAACCCAAGGCCCCAAAAACACAACGTAAAGCAAATACTAATAAGTTCTTTTTAACAAGAGCCGTGCAGTCATTAACTAAAGCCAGAGCTAAAGATGGCAGACCAATTGGTGAGTTACTAGGAGATGCTGTAAAGGGTTCTGTTAACTCTCTGCTTATGATTGGTGGCTTTATGATATTTTTTTCTGTAATTATTAAAATTGCCACTGTTTCAGGCATGTTAAATCCGATAAAACACGTGTTAAGCACTATGCTAGCCACCTTTGGAATATCTACTAATTTATCTCAAGCAACTGCAAGTGGTATTTTTGAAATATCTTTGGGAACTAAGCTATGTAGTACGGCAATTGCTCCAATCACTCAACAGTTAATTATTACTGGTGTTATTGTTGCCTGGAGTGGTTTTAGCGTTCATGCTCAGGTGGCGGCAATTATTCATGATACAGATATTAATATAAAACCCTATATAATAGCAAGAATATGGCAGGCATTTTTAGCTGGTATATTTACTTGGTTTTTGTTACTACGAAACCCCATTATGGAAACAGGTGCAGGGTTCTTTAAACTACCAGCAAACTTTAGCGTGGGTAACACCTTAATATTTGGGGTTAAGGTTTGGTCTATAATGTGTTTTGCTTTGTTGGTAATTGGGTTTATTACTCAGCTATTTAGAATACCTATTAGCTATATTCTCAAAAAAAAGCTAGATTAA
- the rsmD gene encoding 16S rRNA (guanine(966)-N(2))-methyltransferase RsmD: MRIIGGKAKGHGLAMVKSKGTRPTSDRVKESMFNILHNDLTGFKVLDLFAGVGNIGLESLSRGAASVTFVDMSQECIKIIKRNLEHTKLNNGKIKIIKSDFKKVLKNSTEQYDFIFLDPPYATNYAGIALELIRSYNLLANEGIVVVEHDKHTTFNNWEPYRQKKYGQTYLSFFCNEGEQK; this comes from the coding sequence ATGAGAATAATTGGTGGCAAAGCCAAAGGGCATGGCTTAGCTATGGTAAAAAGTAAAGGAACAAGACCAACTTCGGATAGAGTTAAAGAATCTATGTTTAATATCTTACATAATGATTTAACTGGCTTTAAAGTTCTAGATTTATTTGCAGGTGTTGGTAATATTGGTTTAGAGTCCTTAAGCCGAGGAGCAGCGAGTGTAACTTTTGTAGACATGAGTCAAGAATGTATTAAAATTATAAAACGAAATTTAGAACATACTAAACTTAATAATGGAAAGATAAAAATAATTAAAAGTGACTTCAAAAAGGTACTTAAAAATAGTACAGAGCAATATGATTTTATCTTTTTAGATCCACCCTATGCTACAAATTATGCAGGTATTGCACTGGAGCTAATTCGGAGTTATAATTTATTGGCAAACGAAGGTATAGTGGTTGTAGAACACGATAAACACACTACCTTTAATAACTGGGAACCATATAGACAAAAAAAATATGGTCAAACATATTTATCTTTTTTTTGCAATGAAGGAGAACAAAAATGA
- a CDS encoding arsinothricin resistance N-acetyltransferase ArsN1 family A, whose translation MRYTTRLATREDIHAIKTIYNQGIDDRIATLETHHRTTEEMKKWFRNKKEQHKVIVVTAENNTVVGWASLNIFNPRKCYDGVADLSVYVERTMRGKGLGKILLNRIIDIARAYDFHKIVLSTFEFNELAQGLYQAIGFRKVGTYEKQGKLDGKWVDVTIMEKLI comes from the coding sequence ATGAGATACACAACCCGATTAGCAACACGTGAAGATATACATGCAATTAAAACTATTTATAATCAAGGCATTGATGACCGAATAGCTACGCTTGAAACACACCATAGAACTACAGAAGAAATGAAAAAATGGTTTCGTAATAAAAAGGAACAGCACAAGGTTATTGTTGTAACTGCAGAAAATAATACCGTAGTTGGATGGGCATCATTAAATATTTTTAATCCTAGAAAATGTTATGATGGTGTAGCAGACTTATCTGTATATGTTGAACGCACCATGAGAGGTAAAGGTTTAGGTAAAATTTTATTAAATAGAATAATTGACATAGCTCGTGCTTATGATTTTCATAAAATTGTATTAAGTACCTTTGAATTTAATGAGCTTGCACAGGGATTATACCAAGCTATTGGTTTTAGAAAAGTAGGAACTTATGAAAAACAAGGTAAATTAGATGGCAAGTGGGTTGATGTTACTATCATGGAAAAGTTAATTTAG
- the rsgA gene encoding ribosome small subunit-dependent GTPase A encodes MKGKCLMTNGRIINSIAGTYTVLIDNNTIVCKPRGRLRLKGSSPVTGDLVEITIESDGSGVIERILPRTNLLIRPTIANTDQIIVVVAPNPKPNFLLIDKILTAAENHELKCIVVVNKTDLADDAKEYLRYYKNTKYPTFAVSVHNSEGLNELEEVCKGHISVLAGQSGVGKSSIINYFCPNLNLITQEINSKKGFGRHTTRTVSLLTLPGGGLLADTPGFNRFDMSDIASNRLAAHFPEMIDFLGQCKYKGCLHEKEPGCAVKQALQDEIIHPQRYNNYLTILAELKENEKGKYS; translated from the coding sequence ATGAAAGGTAAGTGTTTAATGACCAATGGTAGAATAATAAACTCAATTGCAGGAACCTATACTGTATTAATAGATAATAACACTATAGTGTGTAAGCCAAGGGGGAGACTGCGTTTAAAAGGAAGTTCACCAGTAACAGGTGACTTGGTCGAAATAACAATTGAGTCAGATGGTTCGGGGGTTATTGAACGAATATTACCACGCACTAATTTGTTAATTAGGCCAACCATTGCTAATACGGATCAAATAATAGTAGTGGTTGCCCCAAATCCAAAACCTAACTTTCTGCTTATAGATAAAATACTTACAGCAGCAGAAAACCATGAGTTAAAGTGTATAGTTGTTGTAAACAAAACAGATTTAGCTGATGATGCAAAAGAGTATTTAAGATATTACAAAAACACTAAATACCCAACTTTTGCAGTATCAGTGCATAATAGTGAAGGCTTAAATGAGCTAGAAGAAGTGTGTAAAGGTCATATAAGTGTATTAGCAGGTCAATCGGGTGTTGGTAAATCATCAATTATAAATTACTTTTGTCCTAACCTAAATTTAATCACTCAAGAAATAAATAGCAAAAAGGGTTTTGGCAGGCATACAACAAGAACAGTAAGTCTATTAACTCTACCCGGGGGGGGTTTATTAGCAGATACCCCAGGGTTTAATAGATTTGATATGAGTGATATAGCTAGTAATAGATTAGCAGCTCATTTTCCAGAAATGATAGATTTTTTAGGACAATGCAAGTATAAAGGTTGTTTGCATGAAAAAGAACCTGGCTGTGCTGTGAAACAAGCCTTACAAGATGAGATAATACATCCACAACGCTACAATAATTACCTTACAATACTTGCTGAGCTTAAAGAAAATGAAAAGGGGAAGTACTCATGA